A portion of the Novosphingobium sp. KA1 genome contains these proteins:
- a CDS encoding transglutaminase family protein produces the protein MRYSVSHITTLEYAAPVRLAQFNARLRPSPWRGQRLSDYALSVDPQPATVAEREGGYYVNEARFSLREPISRLQIESRFTVEKEPLPARITDATGPGLADLRERAMLKPDLSPLGPASYSFASPIAVPERDIAMWSSAFLGETMPVVEAGRALMAAIHDQFAYESGATVADTPPIEAFRARHGVCQDFSHIMIIAARAHGIPAAYVSGYLRTLPPPGQDRLVGADAMHAWVNLWCGDELGWIGFDPTNDMLADTDHIFIGMGRDYSDVAPLDGTFRGSSEQTMFFSVDVAPLD, from the coding sequence ATGCGCTATTCGGTCAGCCATATCACCACGCTGGAATATGCCGCCCCCGTGCGCCTCGCCCAGTTCAACGCGCGCCTGCGCCCCAGCCCATGGCGGGGACAGCGCCTCAGCGACTATGCGCTGAGCGTCGATCCCCAGCCCGCCACCGTGGCCGAGCGCGAGGGCGGCTACTACGTCAACGAGGCGCGGTTCTCCCTGCGCGAGCCGATCTCCCGGCTCCAGATCGAGAGCCGCTTCACGGTGGAGAAGGAGCCGCTGCCCGCGCGCATCACCGATGCCACCGGCCCCGGCCTTGCCGACTTGCGCGAACGGGCGATGCTCAAGCCCGACCTCTCGCCGCTCGGCCCCGCCTCCTACAGCTTCGCCTCGCCGATCGCGGTGCCGGAGCGCGACATCGCCATGTGGTCGAGCGCGTTCCTTGGCGAGACGATGCCGGTGGTGGAGGCAGGCCGCGCGCTGATGGCGGCGATCCACGACCAGTTCGCCTACGAATCGGGCGCCACCGTCGCCGATACGCCGCCCATCGAAGCCTTCCGCGCGCGCCACGGGGTCTGCCAGGACTTCAGCCATATCATGATCATCGCCGCCCGCGCCCACGGCATCCCGGCGGCCTACGTCAGCGGCTACCTGCGGACCCTGCCGCCACCGGGTCAGGACCGCCTCGTCGGCGCCGACGCCATGCACGCCTGGGTAAACCTGTGGTGCGGCGACGAACTCGGCTGGATCGGCTTCGACCCCACCAACGACATGCTGGCCGATACCGACCACATCTTCATCGGCATGGGCCGCGACTACTCGGACGTCGCCCCGCTCGACGGCACCTTCCGGGGTTCCTCGGAGCAGACGATGTTCTTCTCGGTAGACGTCGCGCCGCTGGACTGA
- a CDS encoding circularly permuted type 2 ATP-grasp protein, with protein sequence MAAAPPPGLTDSPPGWLDAYPVPVSGGDLFGDAADPVAARWRAVASGLAALSEGDPVALQDTATRNAADLGLTFRVTGEEEERAWPLNAMPVVIGAGEWEVIERGLIQRAELFEHLAADIYSDQRMVREGHLPAAVIAGSPFFARKMLDPARRLGAEQAHPHFIQVYSADLARGPRGQWRVLQDRVRIASGIGYALENRLAMTRLAGHLLADQQVRRIVDFFAVMREGMIAACGREAPRIALLTPGRFNQTYAEQAHLARYLGFPLVEGRDLSVVEDRLWVGTIAGPKRVDSIWRWINTTSLDPLAFDARSQLGVANLFEAWARGGVGMINWPGTEVLESPAFAAFMPRLCKVVLGEEPILPNIATWWCGQAAEGATVAARLAELAILPAFGQPVEGLERREPVAGADLDSVQRGALLEALARRPMDYCGQEIVHLSTAPAIVGGEVVPRPFTVRAFVARDADGNWTVMPGGFARLAASQALPTSLMGEGEISADVWVVDEAPSPAQFTVRTLTEPPISRGGGILASQAADNLYWFGRYNERAQLVTRVLRALLDGSVEIDGGPAEQGGVVGALVGLLGETGSIAPQDEAPGAAADVQAICAAVLAEASLPGGVTALMRRRQAVGLALRERFARDFWRLVSQAVPQVDLHRPATLLGAVRSLTEHFSALAGLVSENMVRSAAWRFLEIGQRIERAQGICRMVRRLGDAASPAGPDGPDGTGALGVLLDLCDSQIIYRTRYLTGPMAGPVRDLLLLDPDNPRALVFQIAGVVEHLAALPSVRDDNLPEAPMRAARALLGRLQAAAAQDMTSLALTEIEQELYGLSDAISARYFLQFDPEQAERRTALL encoded by the coding sequence ATGGCCGCCGCACCGCCGCCCGGACTGACCGATAGCCCGCCCGGCTGGCTCGATGCCTACCCGGTGCCGGTCTCGGGCGGCGACCTGTTCGGTGATGCCGCCGATCCGGTTGCCGCGCGCTGGCGGGCGGTCGCCTCCGGCCTTGCCGCGCTGTCCGAGGGCGATCCGGTGGCCTTGCAGGACACCGCCACGCGCAATGCCGCGGACCTTGGCCTGACCTTCCGCGTCACCGGCGAGGAAGAGGAACGCGCATGGCCGCTCAACGCCATGCCGGTGGTGATCGGCGCGGGCGAGTGGGAGGTGATCGAGCGCGGGCTGATCCAGCGCGCCGAACTGTTCGAACACCTCGCCGCCGACATCTACAGCGACCAGCGCATGGTGCGCGAAGGCCATCTGCCGGCGGCCGTCATCGCCGGAAGTCCGTTCTTCGCGCGCAAGATGCTCGACCCGGCCCGGCGGCTGGGGGCGGAGCAGGCGCATCCCCATTTCATCCAGGTCTATTCGGCCGACCTCGCGCGCGGCCCGCGCGGCCAGTGGCGGGTGCTGCAGGACCGGGTGCGGATCGCCTCGGGCATCGGCTACGCGCTGGAAAACCGGCTGGCAATGACCCGGCTCGCCGGGCACCTGCTGGCCGACCAGCAAGTGCGCCGCATCGTCGATTTCTTTGCGGTCATGCGCGAAGGCATGATTGCCGCCTGCGGGCGCGAGGCGCCGCGCATCGCGCTGCTGACCCCGGGGCGCTTCAACCAGACTTATGCCGAACAGGCGCATCTCGCGCGCTATCTCGGCTTTCCCTTGGTGGAAGGGCGCGACCTCTCGGTGGTGGAGGACCGGCTCTGGGTCGGCACGATCGCGGGCCCCAAGCGCGTCGATTCGATCTGGCGCTGGATCAACACGACGTCGCTGGACCCGCTGGCCTTCGACGCCCGCTCGCAGCTTGGCGTCGCCAACCTGTTCGAGGCCTGGGCGCGCGGCGGTGTGGGCATGATCAACTGGCCGGGCACCGAAGTGCTGGAAAGCCCCGCCTTCGCCGCCTTCATGCCGCGTCTGTGCAAGGTCGTGCTGGGCGAGGAACCGATCCTGCCGAACATCGCCACCTGGTGGTGCGGGCAGGCGGCGGAAGGCGCCACCGTCGCCGCGCGGCTTGCCGAGCTTGCGATCTTGCCCGCCTTCGGCCAGCCGGTCGAGGGGCTGGAGCGGCGCGAGCCGGTGGCCGGTGCCGACCTCGACAGCGTGCAGCGCGGCGCGCTGCTCGAGGCGCTGGCCCGCCGCCCGATGGACTATTGCGGGCAGGAGATCGTCCACCTCTCCACCGCGCCCGCCATCGTCGGCGGCGAAGTGGTGCCGCGCCCGTTCACCGTGCGCGCCTTTGTCGCCCGCGATGCCGACGGCAACTGGACCGTCATGCCCGGCGGCTTCGCCCGCCTCGCCGCCAGTCAGGCGCTGCCGACCTCGCTGATGGGCGAGGGCGAGATTTCCGCCGACGTCTGGGTGGTGGACGAGGCGCCGAGCCCGGCGCAGTTCACCGTGCGCACGCTGACCGAGCCGCCGATCTCGCGCGGGGGCGGCATTCTCGCCAGCCAGGCGGCGGACAATCTCTACTGGTTCGGCCGCTACAACGAACGCGCGCAGCTGGTCACGCGCGTGCTGCGGGCCTTGCTCGACGGCTCGGTGGAGATCGATGGCGGCCCGGCGGAGCAGGGCGGCGTGGTCGGCGCGCTGGTCGGCCTGCTGGGCGAAACCGGCAGCATCGCCCCGCAGGACGAGGCTCCCGGCGCGGCGGCGGACGTGCAGGCGATCTGCGCCGCGGTGCTGGCGGAGGCAAGCCTGCCCGGCGGCGTCACCGCGCTGATGCGGCGGCGCCAGGCGGTGGGGCTGGCCCTGCGCGAACGCTTCGCGCGCGACTTCTGGCGGCTGGTCAGCCAGGCCGTGCCGCAAGTGGACCTCCATCGCCCCGCCACCCTGCTGGGCGCGGTGCGGTCGCTGACCGAGCATTTCAGCGCGCTGGCGGGCCTTGTCTCCGAGAACATGGTGCGCTCCGCCGCATGGCGCTTCCTCGAGATCGGCCAGCGGATCGAGCGTGCGCAGGGCATCTGCCGCATGGTGCGCCGCCTCGGCGATGCCGCCTCGCCCGCCGGGCCGGATGGCCCCGACGGCACCGGCGCCCTGGGCGTGCTGCTGGACTTGTGCGACAGCCAGATCATCTACCGCACGCGCTACCTGACCGGGCCGATGGCCGGGCCGGTGCGCGATCTCCTGCTGCTCGATCCCGACAACCCGCGCGCGCTGGTGTTCCAGATCGCCGGTGTGGTCGAGCATCTCGCCGCGCTGCCCAGCGTGCGCGACGACAACCTGCCCGAAGCGCCGATGCGCGCCGCCCGCGCGCTGCTCGGCCGCCTCCAGGCCGCCGCCGCACAGGACATGACCAGCCTTGCCCTCACCGAGATCGAGCAGGAACTCTACGGCCTGTCCGACGCGATTTCGGCGCGTTACTTCCTCCAGTTCGACCCCGAACAGGCCGAGCGGCGGACCGCCTTGCTGTGA